A window from Mogibacterium neglectum encodes these proteins:
- the thyA gene encoding thymidylate synthase — translation MSKADKLFVSMCEDIIANGFSTEGQKVRPHWPDGTPAHTIKNFGVVNRYDLQEEFPALTVRPTAIKLAFDELLWIWQKKSNRVSDLGSHIWDEWAGEDGTIGKAYGYQLGVKYKFKQGEMDQVDNILWLLEHDKCSRRIMANMYNFADLSEMNLEPCAYSMTFNVKGDTLNAILNQRSQDILTANNWNVVQYALLLMMFAQVSGLKAGELIHVISDAHIYDRHVDIVKELIERPQYPAPKVTLNPEVKNFYDFTVEDLIVEEYKKNPQVKNIPVAI, via the coding sequence GTGAGCAAGGCGGATAAACTGTTTGTGAGCATGTGTGAAGATATAATTGCTAATGGATTTAGCACTGAAGGGCAGAAAGTAAGACCTCACTGGCCAGACGGAACACCTGCGCATACGATTAAGAATTTTGGCGTGGTAAATAGATATGATTTACAGGAGGAGTTTCCTGCTCTTACCGTAAGACCTACGGCTATCAAGCTCGCGTTTGACGAGCTACTGTGGATATGGCAGAAGAAGTCGAACAGGGTTTCTGACCTCGGAAGTCACATCTGGGATGAGTGGGCTGGTGAAGACGGCACCATCGGTAAGGCGTATGGATACCAGCTGGGGGTTAAGTATAAGTTCAAACAGGGCGAGATGGATCAGGTCGATAATATCCTGTGGCTGCTTGAGCATGACAAATGCTCCAGAAGAATCATGGCTAACATGTATAACTTTGCTGATCTAAGCGAGATGAACTTAGAGCCTTGTGCATACAGCATGACTTTCAATGTAAAAGGCGATACGCTCAATGCGATTCTAAATCAGCGTTCGCAGGACATACTGACAGCAAATAATTGGAATGTTGTGCAGTATGCACTGCTTCTGATGATGTTTGCACAAGTTAGCGGTCTCAAGGCGGGGGAGCTAATACACGTGATTTCAGATGCTCATATCTACGATAGGCACGTGGATATAGTTAAGGAGCTCATCGAGCGTCCACAGTATCCTGCGCCTAAGGTGACACTAAATCCTGAGGTAAAGAATTTCTACGACTTCACAGTTGAGGATCTAATCGTCGAGGAATACAAGAAGAACCCGCAGGTGAAAAACATTCCAGTAGCGATTTAA
- a CDS encoding dihydrofolate reductase has translation MNLIVAVDEKWGIGCDNELLASIPGDMQYFKEKTTDGVVVMGRRTLESLPKQRGLPKRINYVLTSNENFEAERCIAVHSEEELFKELEQYDPEHVFIIGGESIYRKFYKNCDKCFVTKMHADLYADKFMVNLDEDEDFKETWKSEMHSENGIDYEFTLYEKVEK, from the coding sequence ATGAATCTAATTGTAGCTGTTGATGAGAAATGGGGCATCGGGTGTGACAACGAATTGCTCGCATCGATTCCTGGAGACATGCAGTATTTCAAGGAAAAGACGACTGACGGGGTCGTAGTGATGGGGCGCAGAACTCTCGAGAGCCTGCCTAAGCAGAGGGGACTCCCGAAGCGCATAAATTACGTGCTCACATCAAACGAAAACTTCGAGGCTGAAAGATGCATAGCCGTGCACAGCGAGGAGGAGCTATTCAAGGAGCTCGAGCAGTATGACCCAGAGCATGTATTTATTATCGGCGGAGAGAGCATATATAGGAAGTTCTACAAAAATTGCGACAAGTGTTTCGTAACTAAGATGCACGCAGATTTATATGCTGACAAATTCATGGTTAACCTTGACGAGGATGAAGATTTTAAAGAGACGTGGAAGAGTGAGATGCATAGCGAGAATGGTATAGACTATGAGTTCACTTTGTACGAGAAAGTAGAGAAGTAA